Within the Saccharopolyspora gloriosae genome, the region TGCCCGCCGGCGATCCGCAGGTCCTGCCAACCCTCCTGCGAGCCGTCGCGTTCGGTGCGCAGCGCCCAGTACACCGTGTCCTGCTGACGGCCCAGCAGCACCGCGTGCGGCGTGGGCTGCTCACCGAACACGGCGGTGTCCTCGTAGACGAGACGCCCGTCCGGACCGACCTGGGTGCGGCCTTTGCCGTCGACCAGCAGGACCCGGCCGGACGACCACAGCTCCGTGACCGGCCCTTCCCGCAACAGCTCCGTGCGGTCCACCGTGGACCGGGACAGCAGCGGGGCCGAGTCGAGCAGGAAGCCGCCGTCCACCGCGACCGGCGACGCCCACGCCTCCGTCACGGCAGCACCACCCCGCCGAGCGCGCCGAGCTGGTCGCCGATCTTGGCCGCGTCACCCACCACGACACCGGTGAACCGGGTCGGCGCGTAGAGCAGCGCGGCCTCGGCCACCTGCTCGGCGGTGACGGCCCGCAACCGGTCCGGGTGCGCCGTGAGCCAGTTGTGGTCGACCCCGGCGACCGCGAGGGTCAGCAGCATCGAGGCCATCCCGGACTGCGACGACGTCGAGGTCAGCAGCCCGCCGATGGCGTACTGCCGGGCCGATTCGACCTCCGCCTCGGTCGGCGGGACCAGCGCCATGCGGCCGAACTCGTAGCGCATCTCCAGCAGCGCGGCCGCGGTGACCTCGCTGGCCGTGTCCGCGTCCACCAGGATCGTGCCGTTCCCGCGGGTGAACTCGAACGACGAGTGGGCGCCGTAGGTGTAGCCCTTGTCCTCGCGGATGTTCTCCACCAGCCGGGAGGAGAAGTAGCCGCCGAAGCTGAGGTTCGCGATCTGCAGCGCCGGGTAGTTCTCGTCGGTGCGGTGCAGGCCCTGCGCGGACATCCGCAGCTGCGACTGCACGGCCCCGTCGCGGTGCACCAGCCGCACGTCGCCGCCGCGCAGCTTCGGCAGGTCGGGAAGCTCGGTGGCGGCCGCCGCCGAGTCCCACGGCGCGAGGATGCGCGTCACCTCGTCGACGATGGTGTGCGGATCAAGATCGCCGACGAGCACCAAGGTGGATCCGCGCGGCAGCACGGACTTGCCGTGCAGCTCGCGGACGCCCTCCGGGGTGACCTGAGCGACGTCGTCGGCCTGCGGCACTTCGCGGACGAACGGGTGGTCGCCGTAGCGGTGCCGTTGCAGCTCCTCCCGCGCGATGACGCGCGGCTGCGAACGGGCCACGGCGAGCCGCTCCACCAGGCGGTCCCGCTCACCGGCGACCTCGTCGGCGGCGTAGGCGGCGCCGGTGAGGGCGTCGGCCAGCACCTCCAGCAACGTGCCCAGCCCGGTGGAGAGCGCGCTGCCGATGAAGCTGAGGCGTTCCGGGTCGACCACGGCGTGCAGTTCGCCGCCGACGGCGGCCAGGTCGGTGTCGACCTGCACCCGGTCGCGGGCGGCGGTGCCGGTCAGGATCGTCTCGGCGAGCACCTCGGAACTCGCCGAGTGCATGGCGTCCTCGCCTGCGAACGGGACCCGCAGCCGGGCCTCGACCATCGGGACCACGCCGTGCCGGGCGGCGATCAGGCGCAACCCGTTGGGCAGCACGGTGTCCACGACCTCGGGCGTGCGCAGCGGGCGGGGTTCGCCCAGCGGCGGCAGCGGGCGCGGACCCGCTTCGGTGCGTCCGATCTCCTCGGCACTGCGGTGAGGGGCCTGAGTCATGCCGCACCTCCGGCGGAGTTCGAGTCGGGCTGCACGCGCAGGGTCGCGCGGGAGTCCGGAGTGAGCGCCTTCGCGGCGGCGGCGACCTGCTCGGCGCTGACCTCGGCGATCCGCCGCGGCAGCTCCGAGATGAGTTCGGCGCGGCCGTGGATCAGCTCGGTGCTGCCCAGGTCGAGCGTGCGGGAGACGACGCGGTCGTGTTCGCGGTGCAGCGAAGCCGCCCAGCGGGACGTGACGCGGGACAGTTCCTCCGCCGTGGGGCCGGTCGCGGCGAGCGCTTCCAGCTCCGCGTCGACGGCGCCGATGACGCGTTCCGACTCCACTTCGGGCGTGTGGATCGCAGTGAGCGTGAAGGTGTCCGGGTCGCGGGCGTCCAGCGGAGCGCCCATCAGGCCGCAACCCGCGTGCACGTCGACGACCAGCGGATCCTGGTAGACCATGCGCTGCTGCAACCGGGAGGCGTCGCCGTCGGTGAGCACCGCGGCCAGCACGATGTTCGCCAGGTACTGGTCGAGTTCGCCGATGGGGTCGGGCAGCCGGTGCCCGAGCGCGATCGCGGGCAGCGGCGCGTGCGGGTCGTTGTGCACGCCGGTGAGCTGCTCGGTCGGCAGCGGCTCGGCGAACGAGGGGCGCGGGCGCACCTCGCGGGCCGGGACGTCACCGAAGTGCTTGTGCACCAGTTCGGTGGCGCGGTCCACGTCGAAGTCACCGGCGATGGTGAGCACCGCGTTCGCGGGCGCGTAGAAGGTGTCGAAGAACGCGGCGCAGTCCTCGACCGTCGCCTGTTCCAGGTCGGTGAAGTCGCCGTAACCGTTGTGCGCGTTGGCGAAGGTGGAGTACAGCACCGGCGGCAGCAGGATCCACGGGAAGCCGCCGTACGGGCGGTTGAGGACGTTGAGCCGGATCTCCTCCTTCACCACGTCGACCTGGTTGCGCAGGTTCTCCTCGGTGAGCTTCGGTGCCCGCATCCGGTCGGCTTCCAGGAACAGCGCCCGTTCCAGCGCCGCCGACGGCAGCACCTGGAAGTAGTCGGTGTAGTCCTGATGCGTCGAACCGTTGAAGGTGCCGCC harbors:
- a CDS encoding pitrilysin family protein → MTQAPHRSAEEIGRTEAGPRPLPPLGEPRPLRTPEVVDTVLPNGLRLIAARHGVVPMVEARLRVPFAGEDAMHSASSEVLAETILTGTAARDRVQVDTDLAAVGGELHAVVDPERLSFIGSALSTGLGTLLEVLADALTGAAYAADEVAGERDRLVERLAVARSQPRVIAREELQRHRYGDHPFVREVPQADDVAQVTPEGVRELHGKSVLPRGSTLVLVGDLDPHTIVDEVTRILAPWDSAAAATELPDLPKLRGGDVRLVHRDGAVQSQLRMSAQGLHRTDENYPALQIANLSFGGYFSSRLVENIREDKGYTYGAHSSFEFTRGNGTILVDADTASEVTAAALLEMRYEFGRMALVPPTEAEVESARQYAIGGLLTSTSSQSGMASMLLTLAVAGVDHNWLTAHPDRLRAVTAEQVAEAALLYAPTRFTGVVVGDAAKIGDQLGALGGVVLP
- a CDS encoding pitrilysin family protein — its product is MVEPPLHRVTLPNGLRVVLAPDSAQGASGTAPVVGVSVHYDVGFRSEPEGRTGFAHLFEHLMFQGSESLEKLAHFRHVQGSGGTFNGSTHQDYTDYFQVLPSAALERALFLEADRMRAPKLTEENLRNQVDVVKEEIRLNVLNRPYGGFPWILLPPVLYSTFANAHNGYGDFTDLEQATVEDCAAFFDTFYAPANAVLTIAGDFDVDRATELVHKHFGDVPAREVRPRPSFAEPLPTEQLTGVHNDPHAPLPAIALGHRLPDPIGELDQYLANIVLAAVLTDGDASRLQQRMVYQDPLVVDVHAGCGLMGAPLDARDPDTFTLTAIHTPEVESERVIGAVDAELEALAATGPTAEELSRVTSRWAASLHREHDRVVSRTLDLGSTELIHGRAELISELPRRIAEVSAEQVAAAAKALTPDSRATLRVQPDSNSAGGAA